From the genome of Candidatus Saccharimonadales bacterium, one region includes:
- a CDS encoding thioredoxin domain-containing protein, with the protein MSKKAWIIFAVICVAVLGGLVYLSSKDRVDVSNVDAGALQNGSDKNGNIGDHIYGKKDSKVVIMEYGDFQCPGCESAYPTLKAISEKYKDQIAFVFRNFPLTDKHPNAKAAAAAAEAAGLQGKYWEMHNLLYDNQSSWENLDSTKRVDFFTDYAKQLGLNVATFTQDLTSTKVSQKIAFDQALGRKANVTATPTILLNGKQANQSVLNGKIVEANTNGAQLIWTDTTAFDQLLVVPLLKEHNISLPTAT; encoded by the coding sequence GTGAGTAAAAAAGCATGGATTATTTTTGCCGTTATATGTGTTGCGGTACTAGGGGGACTCGTTTATCTTTCGAGCAAGGACCGCGTGGATGTCAGTAATGTCGACGCAGGCGCGCTTCAAAATGGAAGTGATAAAAATGGAAACATCGGCGACCATATTTATGGGAAAAAAGATAGTAAAGTGGTAATAATGGAGTACGGGGACTTCCAGTGTCCTGGGTGTGAGTCTGCCTACCCTACCCTAAAAGCCATCAGCGAAAAGTATAAAGACCAAATTGCCTTTGTATTCCGTAATTTCCCACTTACTGATAAGCATCCGAACGCAAAAGCGGCAGCGGCAGCAGCTGAAGCAGCCGGACTACAAGGCAAGTATTGGGAAATGCACAATCTTCTTTACGACAATCAGTCATCTTGGGAAAATCTCGATAGCACCAAGCGAGTCGATTTCTTTACTGATTATGCAAAGCAGCTAGGCTTGAATGTTGCCACCTTTACACAAGATCTTACAAGCACTAAGGTGAGCCAAAAGATTGCTTTTGACCAGGCTTTGGGCCGAAAAGCAAATGTGACCGCGACTCCAACTATTCTTCTTAATGGCAAACAGGCCAATCAATCGGTATTAAACGGCAAAATCGTGGAGGCTAATACTAACGGAGCTCAGCTCATCTGGACAGATACAACAGCATTCGATCAACTGTTAGTCGTTCCTCTTCTCAAGGAGCATAATATTTCACTTCCGACCGCGACATAA
- a CDS encoding YtxH domain-containing protein, with translation MSRATKIIAAAAIGFVAGILLAPKSGKETREDLKNKALGAKDYADDKAQQVKAAAMEAGDTLRESAQGFKDEALGMLQSTRRSADVVSDEAEKLGEEAKGRATRVAGQAKRTASRVQKDAEKRLR, from the coding sequence ATGTCACGTGCAACAAAAATTATCGCCGCAGCAGCAATCGGATTTGTCGCAGGAATCCTGCTAGCCCCAAAAAGTGGTAAAGAAACCCGCGAAGATCTAAAAAACAAAGCCCTCGGCGCAAAAGATTACGCCGATGATAAAGCTCAGCAAGTAAAGGCGGCCGCTATGGAAGCCGGAGATACATTACGCGAGAGTGCTCAAGGTTTTAAAGATGAAGCATTAGGTATGCTTCAGAGCACTCGCCGTAGCGCCGACGTTGTTTCTGACGAGGCCGAAAAACTTGGCGAGGAAGCAAAGGGCCGAGCGACTCGTGTTGCCGGTCAGGCAAAGCGAACAGCAAGCCGTGTCCAAAAAGACGCAGAAAAGCGCCTTCGCTAA
- a CDS encoding CBS domain-containing protein — MFIVMTIACVLLVVLLVLIAGVMPRRPSMSHFELERRRKAGDREAARIFRRETLLAGVVSLQRVVCAMLLVLIVLFSVGAFGWVIGVVISVVIALEYNAFARIGAINRQSQKLYSRIEEPILSLVEKYPKLFNLIRTALPAETEARLESREELLHLVEKAGAVLSQEERKHIVNGLTFGDRRVKEIMTPRGMIDSISKKELLGPLVLDDLHKTGHSRFPVTDGDIDHVVGMLYIQDLLVVDSGKRSGSVEKTMEPRVFYIHEDQSLTHALAAFIRTHHHLFVVINEFRETVGVISLEDVMEALLGHKIIDEFDTHEDLRVVAARNPRKNNHPNKREDV; from the coding sequence ATGTTTATTGTCATGACGATTGCCTGCGTATTACTCGTAGTGCTTCTTGTGTTAATTGCCGGTGTTATGCCCAGACGTCCCAGCATGAGCCACTTCGAACTCGAGCGCCGGCGGAAAGCAGGTGATCGTGAAGCGGCACGTATTTTCAGGCGGGAGACCCTCTTGGCAGGGGTTGTTTCTTTACAGCGGGTCGTGTGTGCCATGCTCCTTGTGCTCATCGTGCTTTTTAGCGTAGGTGCCTTCGGCTGGGTGATCGGTGTCGTTATATCGGTGGTAATTGCGCTTGAGTACAACGCATTTGCCCGTATCGGGGCGATTAATCGTCAGAGCCAAAAACTTTACTCTCGGATAGAAGAGCCTATTTTGAGTCTTGTTGAAAAATACCCTAAACTTTTTAATCTCATCCGCACTGCTCTTCCTGCTGAAACAGAAGCTCGCCTTGAATCAAGGGAAGAGCTGCTTCATCTTGTTGAGAAAGCTGGGGCAGTACTTTCTCAAGAAGAGCGCAAGCATATTGTCAATGGTCTCACTTTTGGTGATCGCAGGGTAAAAGAAATAATGACGCCACGGGGCATGATAGACAGCATCAGTAAAAAAGAACTCCTCGGTCCACTGGTGCTTGATGATCTTCACAAAACCGGCCATAGTCGATTTCCTGTCACGGATGGTGACATTGATCATGTGGTAGGCATGCTCTACATTCAAGATTTATTAGTCGTTGATAGCGGCAAGCGATCTGGTTCGGTTGAAAAAACTATGGAGCCTCGCGTGTTCTATATTCATGAAGATCAATCGCTTACGCATGCCCTGGCCGCGTTTATTCGCACTCACCACCATCTTTTTGTAGTTATCAACGAATTCCGCGAAACAGTTGGAGTTATCAGCCTTGAAGATGTGATGGAGGCATTGCTCGGGCATAAAATTATCGATGAATTCGATACGCATGAGGATCTGCGCGTCGTCGCAGCTCGTAATCCTCGTAAAAACAATCATCCCAATAAGCGCGAAGACGTCTAA
- the trmB gene encoding tRNA (guanosine(46)-N7)-methyltransferase TrmB — protein MILDPQDFIITRKRKKYKFALFHNSSLCFEFDERTQLDPFKVLEVGAGTGLFSVALAATSDKRFLAVDVKADRLQKGAGKAAAEGLNNIQFLRARVDQLDEFVLPHSLETIWVTFPDPFPRGRSAKRRLTHANFLALYEKWLAPGGTVCFKTDARSLFEWSLEEFVRNGWRIEELSFDLHGSSLSREYIHKTTYEDRYIREGKPIGFVKALPPTR, from the coding sequence ATGATCCTCGATCCGCAAGATTTTATCATTACCAGAAAGCGCAAAAAGTATAAGTTTGCTCTATTTCACAATTCTTCACTTTGTTTTGAATTTGATGAGCGTACGCAGTTGGATCCATTCAAAGTTTTAGAAGTAGGGGCAGGAACAGGCCTCTTTAGTGTTGCGCTAGCGGCGACGTCCGACAAGCGATTCTTGGCTGTTGATGTAAAAGCAGACCGCCTACAGAAAGGCGCTGGAAAAGCGGCGGCGGAAGGTCTTAATAATATCCAGTTTCTCAGGGCACGAGTGGACCAATTGGACGAATTCGTTCTTCCCCATTCACTAGAAACGATTTGGGTAACCTTCCCTGATCCGTTTCCCCGCGGGAGAAGCGCTAAGCGTCGGCTCACGCATGCCAATTTTCTTGCGCTCTACGAAAAGTGGTTAGCGCCTGGTGGCACAGTGTGCTTTAAAACGGATGCTCGTTCGCTTTTTGAATGGAGTTTGGAGGAATTTGTACGAAACGGCTGGCGTATTGAAGAATTGTCCTTTGATTTACACGGCTCCTCCCTGTCTCGTGAGTACATACATAAAACTACTTATGAGGATAGGTATATCCGAGAAGGAAAACCAATTGGTTTTGTAAAAGCCTTGCCGCCTACACGCTAA
- a CDS encoding magnesium transporter codes for MKLPSSLPFISPVALTDILFRKHTKRIELFLDQPLEKRVTLLRAVTPKVRKDVVRHIPVDDLVTILEVVDPDEATDILQLLTPHKREEVLQKLSEELKNSLSTLLEFDPETAAGLMTLDYIQVDIGDNIEDVAKKFKAHERKTGRPPVILAMEKNKLVGFLPGHELGFAKASDAIHNLVKHLPSISYAATHDQVLQLFRAHPHNKVAVLNDTGNIIGIIYSDDVLKLLQEQESASLYDFAGITQEESVTDTAKHKVQNRYRWLIINLGTAFLAAFTVGQFEDVLSKYVLLAIYMPIVAGMGGNAATQTLAVLVRGIALKQIELRTAWKTLRNELGSGLINGLINGVLVAAVVLIINHDIKIAIILALAMVVNLLVAAFFGTLVPLIMSKLGKDPASSATIFITTATDVLGFLSFLGLATMILGV; via the coding sequence ATGAAACTACCATCCTCACTCCCCTTCATTAGCCCTGTGGCGCTCACGGATATTCTATTTCGAAAGCACACGAAGCGAATAGAGCTGTTTCTTGATCAGCCCCTCGAAAAACGCGTCACTCTCCTCAGGGCTGTAACGCCAAAAGTCCGTAAGGATGTCGTTCGACACATCCCTGTCGATGATCTGGTTACTATTCTTGAAGTAGTTGATCCCGACGAAGCAACGGACATCCTTCAACTCCTTACTCCTCACAAACGAGAAGAGGTACTGCAAAAACTAAGTGAAGAACTTAAAAATTCGCTATCAACCCTGCTAGAATTCGACCCTGAAACGGCGGCCGGCCTCATGACACTCGACTATATCCAGGTTGATATCGGTGACAATATCGAAGACGTTGCCAAGAAATTCAAAGCGCACGAACGCAAAACAGGTCGCCCCCCTGTTATCCTTGCCATGGAGAAGAATAAACTAGTAGGATTTTTACCAGGTCATGAGCTTGGGTTTGCAAAAGCAAGTGATGCGATTCATAACCTCGTTAAACATCTACCATCAATTTCGTATGCCGCTACTCATGACCAAGTGCTTCAACTCTTTAGGGCTCACCCCCATAATAAGGTAGCTGTACTTAATGATACCGGTAATATTATTGGAATTATTTATTCTGACGATGTGCTGAAATTACTTCAAGAGCAAGAGTCGGCTTCGCTATACGACTTTGCTGGTATCACTCAAGAAGAAAGCGTTACCGACACTGCTAAACATAAGGTACAAAACCGATATCGATGGCTAATCATCAACCTCGGTACGGCATTTTTAGCAGCTTTTACCGTTGGCCAATTTGAGGATGTGCTGAGCAAATATGTACTTCTCGCTATTTACATGCCAATCGTTGCCGGAATGGGCGGAAACGCCGCCACCCAAACACTTGCCGTATTAGTGCGTGGTATCGCATTAAAGCAGATTGAGCTCCGAACAGCTTGGAAGACACTCCGCAATGAGCTTGGATCGGGTCTTATTAATGGTCTTATTAATGGCGTTTTAGTTGCTGCGGTAGTGCTAATTATTAATCACGATATTAAGATCGCTATTATCCTTGCCTTGGCAATGGTGGTTAACTTATTAGTTGCGGCATTTTTTGGAACGCTCGTGCCCCTTATTATGTCGAAGTTAGGTAAAGACCCGGCATCCTCAGCTACGATTTTCATCACGACGGCTACCGATGTGCTCGGATTCCTTTCTTTCCTTGGTCTCGCCACGATGATACTCGGCGTGTAA
- a CDS encoding CorA family divalent cation transporter: MSDILENTTKTPGEMSVKTLTHEGVTWIDVENPSWQDLREIATKYHLHDLQIQEFFSKQQMSQVEIEKEYIFSLLHFPTYQPERTRVEINKAGIFLGKSHLITIHEGPDRKMRELFDSCEQEPGERAHYFKNSSAHLLYSIINELLGEVHEIASVINQELDAIEGNVFDNETSDAYQIELLRRKILRIRRVVATLKEVLGDLAASVGSFAEENVMPYYASNARAAKKLWVVLEEAQETIEIYKDADFTTSTERTNEILAILTIIFTFGIPATVIGTFYGMNIPLPGGNETGAWTFLGQYTTLIVVGVASTLPALVMFWFFKKRKWL; encoded by the coding sequence ATGAGTGATATTCTCGAAAATACAACCAAAACACCCGGCGAGATGAGTGTAAAAACCTTAACACACGAAGGAGTTACTTGGATTGACGTTGAAAATCCCAGCTGGCAAGACCTTAGGGAGATTGCGACCAAATACCACTTGCATGACCTACAGATTCAAGAATTTTTTTCAAAACAACAAATGTCACAAGTGGAGATTGAGAAGGAGTATATTTTTTCACTGCTTCATTTTCCTACCTATCAACCCGAACGTACCAGGGTTGAGATAAATAAGGCAGGTATTTTTTTGGGTAAGAGCCACCTTATTACCATACATGAGGGTCCGGATCGTAAGATGCGTGAACTTTTTGATAGTTGCGAGCAAGAACCCGGGGAACGTGCGCATTATTTTAAAAATTCTTCGGCACACTTACTTTATTCGATCATTAATGAACTGCTAGGCGAGGTGCACGAGATAGCGAGCGTCATCAATCAAGAACTCGACGCTATAGAAGGCAATGTGTTTGATAACGAGACGTCTGATGCATATCAGATCGAATTGTTGCGGCGAAAGATTTTACGCATACGACGCGTTGTAGCGACACTTAAAGAAGTTCTCGGCGACCTGGCCGCAAGTGTCGGCTCCTTTGCTGAAGAGAACGTCATGCCCTATTACGCGAGTAATGCCAGGGCAGCCAAAAAGCTATGGGTAGTGCTTGAAGAAGCGCAGGAAACGATTGAGATCTATAAGGACGCTGATTTTACCACCAGCACCGAAAGGACTAATGAGATTCTCGCCATCCTGACGATTATCTTCACCTTTGGAATACCTGCCACGGTTATCGGCACATTTTATGGTATGAACATTCCGCTTCCTGGCGGAAACGAGACTGGCGCCTGGACGTTCCTGGGACAGTACACTACGTTGATTGTTGTTGGCGTTGCGTCCACTCTGCCTGCGCTTGTGATGTTTTGGTTTTTCAAGAAACGAAAATGGCTTTAG
- the msrA gene encoding peptide-methionine (S)-S-oxide reductase MsrA, with the protein MTTYVLGGGCFWCLDAIYRRIQGVAKVVSGYAGGATQDPRYYQVASGTTGHAEVVQITFDETIVPPETILDIYFSSHNPTTLNQQGADIGTQYRSLMLYADETQHKAFQEAVERAKKLWDDPIVTNIESLEVFYPAEEEHQDYFNKNPDAGYCAVVIEPKLIKARKAYARWFKEDS; encoded by the coding sequence ATGACAACATATGTTCTCGGCGGCGGCTGCTTTTGGTGTTTAGATGCTATTTACAGGCGAATACAAGGCGTCGCTAAAGTGGTCAGTGGATACGCCGGTGGAGCTACTCAAGATCCAAGATACTATCAAGTTGCCAGCGGAACGACTGGGCATGCCGAAGTGGTTCAAATAACGTTCGACGAAACGATCGTACCACCCGAGACGATTCTTGATATCTATTTTTCCAGTCACAATCCCACTACGCTCAACCAGCAAGGAGCGGATATTGGCACTCAGTACCGTTCACTTATGCTTTATGCCGACGAGACACAACACAAAGCTTTTCAGGAGGCCGTCGAACGAGCGAAGAAGCTATGGGATGACCCCATAGTAACCAACATCGAATCGCTTGAAGTATTCTATCCGGCAGAAGAAGAACATCAGGATTACTTCAACAAAAATCCCGATGCCGGCTACTGTGCGGTCGTTATCGAACCCAAACTTATTAAAGCCCGCAAAGCTTACGCTCGCTGGTTTAAGGAGGACTCATGA
- a CDS encoding MBL fold metallo-hydrolase, translated as MNIVKYEHACFTVEKDNALLVIDPGEFATDFIAPENVAAIVVTHEHSDHMDTEQLASIIDKNPEAVIFGPESVTSKLESLASHTVTTGDVIAVGPFSLEFHGGHHATIHESIPVIQNLGVFINDLVYYPGDSFTLTHKPVDTLALPVSAPWLKIGEVMDFLSLIKPRLAFPTHDKILSNEGKELVDRILTGTAEQHGIRYQRIESIEV; from the coding sequence ATGAATATAGTGAAATACGAACATGCTTGCTTTACGGTAGAAAAAGACAATGCTCTGCTTGTCATTGACCCAGGCGAATTTGCTACGGATTTTATTGCCCCGGAAAATGTAGCAGCCATTGTTGTCACCCATGAACATTCTGATCATATGGATACAGAGCAGCTGGCAAGCATTATTGATAAAAACCCGGAGGCAGTGATATTTGGTCCCGAGTCAGTAACGAGCAAACTTGAATCACTCGCCTCACATACGGTTACTACCGGTGATGTCATTGCGGTGGGCCCGTTCAGCCTGGAATTTCACGGAGGCCACCACGCTACGATTCATGAAAGCATCCCAGTTATTCAAAACCTTGGCGTTTTCATTAATGATCTTGTGTATTACCCAGGCGATTCGTTCACTCTTACCCATAAGCCCGTCGACACTCTCGCTCTTCCCGTATCTGCGCCGTGGTTGAAAATTGGAGAAGTCATGGATTTTCTTTCGCTTATTAAGCCACGCCTGGCATTTCCGACGCACGATAAAATCCTTTCGAATGAAGGCAAGGAACTGGTGGATAGAATATTAACAGGAACAGCTGAGCAGCATGGCATACGCTATCAGCGCATAGAGTCGATCGAAGTATAA
- a CDS encoding DNA-3-methyladenine glycosylase — protein MDVLSNARQHLAAADPILARVITSTNASPPFTGHTNYYQALVDSIISQQLSVKAAAAIEARFKNLFENDFPSPEQIIEKDDELLRSVGISRPKVRYIKDLAQHILDGTVRFDMFDSLDNEAIIQELTQVKGIGEWTAHMFLMFCMRRLDVLPVGDLGIRNGIQRLYKLPNTPSPEMVIEIASQRHWHPYESVASWYVWHSLDNAPKV, from the coding sequence ATGGATGTTCTTTCAAATGCCAGGCAGCACCTTGCGGCGGCTGATCCTATTTTGGCTCGCGTCATCACATCGACCAATGCGTCGCCTCCTTTTACTGGCCATACTAACTATTACCAAGCACTGGTTGACAGTATTATCAGTCAACAACTCAGCGTTAAGGCGGCTGCCGCCATTGAAGCTCGCTTCAAAAATTTATTTGAAAATGACTTCCCTTCTCCAGAACAGATCATCGAAAAGGATGACGAGCTGCTGCGCAGCGTAGGCATATCACGGCCAAAGGTTCGCTATATCAAAGATCTCGCCCAGCATATTTTAGATGGAACGGTACGATTTGACATGTTTGACTCTCTTGATAATGAAGCTATTATACAGGAGCTTACGCAAGTGAAAGGGATTGGCGAATGGACAGCGCATATGTTTTTGATGTTCTGCATGAGGAGGCTCGATGTACTTCCCGTAGGCGACCTTGGCATCCGTAACGGCATTCAGCGTCTTTACAAATTACCCAACACCCCTAGTCCTGAAATGGTTATCGAAATCGCTTCACAAAGACATTGGCACCCTTACGAATCTGTCGCCAGTTGGTACGTCTGGCATTCGCTTGATAATGCACCGAAAGTCTAA
- a CDS encoding mechanosensitive ion channel family protein produces MDTVINWTLQNSLDLVVTLIIVIAVYYLGTALLGRVIKSAVQASMKRHDWHYKDIEKRQKTLAELFNNTWRVLIITIGALILFSKLFPGVSLAPLFASAGIIGVALGFGAQSLVKDFISGIFIISENQYRVGDIIEIDGATGTVERIGARSTVIRDADGNVHYFPNGIVQHVINKTMGYSMAHFTVTVHPSHDLDEVIDIINTTGKTLAKEPKWKSKILEPPVFSSVGEFSSSGVTITISGKTLPSDQWSVTSEMRRKLLSKFEEKGIALSGASPAPPSKKKK; encoded by the coding sequence ATGGACACGGTCATAAATTGGACACTTCAGAATAGTCTCGATCTTGTCGTGACGCTTATTATCGTCATCGCCGTTTATTACTTAGGCACAGCATTACTAGGTCGCGTAATTAAGTCGGCAGTTCAGGCAAGTATGAAGCGCCACGATTGGCACTATAAAGATATCGAAAAGCGCCAAAAGACATTGGCCGAACTTTTCAACAATACATGGCGTGTGCTTATTATCACAATTGGTGCACTTATCTTATTTAGTAAACTGTTTCCTGGTGTCAGTTTGGCACCCCTGTTTGCAAGTGCCGGAATTATCGGTGTTGCGCTTGGTTTTGGTGCTCAATCACTTGTCAAAGACTTCATTTCGGGTATCTTTATCATCTCTGAAAACCAGTACCGAGTGGGTGACATCATTGAAATTGATGGAGCTACGGGCACCGTGGAGCGCATTGGCGCCAGATCTACTGTTATTCGCGACGCCGACGGAAATGTTCACTACTTTCCGAATGGGATCGTCCAGCATGTTATCAATAAAACAATGGGTTACAGCATGGCGCATTTTACCGTTACCGTCCATCCGTCTCATGATTTAGACGAGGTGATTGATATAATAAATACAACAGGTAAAACCCTTGCTAAAGAGCCGAAATGGAAAAGTAAGATCCTGGAGCCGCCGGTATTTTCATCTGTTGGTGAGTTTTCATCGAGCGGCGTTACGATCACAATATCCGGTAAAACGCTTCCTTCTGATCAATGGTCAGTCACGAGTGAAATGCGCCGCAAACTACTTTCCAAATTTGAAGAGAAGGGGATTGCTCTTAGCGGTGCCTCCCCTGCCCCACCATCAAAAAAGAAAAAGTAG
- the aspS gene encoding aspartate--tRNA ligase: MTRIVVRDLIKRQGENVTVSGWVHNRRDHGGLIFIDMRDHTGIIQLVVNPDQAEAFELAEHVRSEFVITATGLLKEREEQLKNPNLPTGTIELVVQTMKVLNRSEPLPIQVQDDAPLANEELRLKYRYIDLRRAKMQHLLKKRSEYNKIIRTFMDEQEFIEVTTPILANSSPEGARDFLIPSRVHPGKFYALPQAPQQFKQLLMVGGVPRYYQIAACFRDEDPRADRLYGEFYQLDMEMSFVEDGDTVRSLMEPLIKILVTDFAGKKLLTEDVPRIPYEVAMDRFGSDKPDLRYGMELIDLTDILTETGFGVFANTIKDGGVIKAICVKNGAGLSRSQIDSFTEIAKSHGAGGLAYLTFQDGGITSPIAKFLSADELTSIKERTAAEDGDIVFFGSDKRAIVNKVLGSLRIAFADHFNLKDPNVVALAWIIDFPFYEWDEKAGRLDFGHNPFSMPKGGVEVLRGDDKLSIVADQYDMVMNGYEICSGAVRNHNPEVMYEAFGALGYDKEYVEAKFGAMLGAFKFGAPPHAGCAFGLDRMLMELMGEENIREVVAFPKNGSGIDVMMNSPSTVEPAQLKELSIASTES; this comes from the coding sequence ATGACACGAATAGTAGTGCGCGATCTTATAAAACGACAAGGCGAAAACGTTACGGTGAGTGGATGGGTCCACAATCGCCGCGACCATGGTGGACTGATCTTTATTGATATGCGCGATCACACAGGTATCATCCAGCTCGTTGTTAACCCCGACCAAGCAGAAGCCTTTGAGCTAGCCGAACACGTGAGGAGCGAATTTGTTATTACGGCAACCGGCCTCCTAAAAGAACGCGAAGAGCAGTTAAAAAATCCTAATTTGCCAACGGGAACAATCGAATTAGTAGTTCAGACTATGAAAGTTCTTAACCGTTCCGAGCCTCTGCCTATTCAAGTTCAAGATGATGCACCACTTGCGAATGAGGAGCTTCGGTTAAAGTATCGATATATCGATCTTCGCCGCGCCAAAATGCAGCACCTATTAAAAAAGCGTTCTGAATACAACAAGATTATCCGTACCTTTATGGATGAACAAGAGTTTATTGAGGTAACCACGCCAATTCTTGCCAATTCAAGTCCGGAAGGTGCGCGCGATTTCCTCATTCCGTCACGTGTTCATCCTGGAAAGTTTTATGCACTACCCCAGGCACCGCAGCAGTTCAAACAGCTGCTTATGGTGGGAGGTGTGCCCCGTTATTATCAGATAGCCGCATGCTTCAGGGATGAAGATCCTCGAGCGGATCGTCTCTATGGAGAGTTTTATCAACTTGATATGGAGATGTCTTTTGTCGAAGACGGCGATACCGTTCGCTCGTTGATGGAGCCGCTTATCAAGATTCTCGTTACCGACTTTGCGGGCAAGAAGCTTCTGACCGAAGATGTCCCGCGTATCCCTTATGAAGTAGCAATGGACCGTTTTGGCTCAGATAAGCCGGATCTCCGCTATGGTATGGAACTCATCGACCTTACCGACATTCTAACGGAAACTGGGTTTGGCGTTTTTGCAAATACCATTAAGGATGGTGGTGTTATTAAAGCAATCTGTGTGAAAAATGGCGCCGGGCTAAGCCGTTCACAAATCGACTCTTTTACAGAAATAGCAAAATCGCATGGTGCGGGCGGGCTCGCATATCTTACGTTCCAAGATGGAGGAATAACATCACCTATTGCTAAGTTCTTATCTGCCGATGAGCTTACTTCAATCAAAGAGAGAACTGCGGCCGAAGATGGCGATATCGTCTTCTTTGGTTCAGACAAGCGGGCAATTGTTAATAAAGTACTTGGTAGCTTGCGAATCGCATTTGCTGACCATTTCAACTTGAAAGACCCGAACGTTGTGGCGCTTGCCTGGATTATAGATTTTCCGTTTTACGAATGGGATGAAAAGGCGGGAAGACTTGACTTCGGACACAATCCTTTTTCAATGCCCAAAGGCGGGGTTGAAGTACTTCGAGGGGATGATAAGCTCTCGATTGTGGCCGATCAGTACGATATGGTTATGAACGGCTACGAAATTTGCTCTGGAGCAGTTCGAAACCACAACCCAGAGGTAATGTACGAAGCGTTCGGCGCTCTTGGATATGATAAAGAGTATGTTGAGGCCAAGTTCGGTGCAATGCTCGGTGCATTTAAGTTCGGTGCCCCACCTCATGCTGGTTGTGCATTTGGCCTCGACCGTATGCTGATGGAACTTATGGGCGAGGAAAACATCCGTGAAGTCGTTGCTTTTCCAAAGAATGGTTCGGGCATCGACGTTATGATGAACTCGCCAAGTACCGTTGAGCCAGCCCAGCTAAAAGAGCTTTCAATTGCCTCAACCGAATCTTAG